Within Flagellimonas maritima, the genomic segment TGACCCTCACCAACTCTTTTGCCATAAGGCCTCCTGCTGAATCCTCATCGTAGCGCAAAAGGTCCACGATATCCTTGGCGTGCTCTCTATCCTCTATTTCCGAGATGACCTCCTGGACGATTTCTTTTGGAAGTTCCCCAACAATATCTGCGGCATCATCCGTGTCGAGTTCTTTAAGCTCGCCCGCGATTTCTTTTGCGGAAAGATTGTTCAGTACGGCCTCTCGAATATCTTCGTCCATTTCAGCGATGATATCGGAGGTTTTTTCACTATCCAAGAGCTTGATTAGATAAGTAGCCTCATCAACGGTAAGTTCATCGGCTATCTCTGCAATATCCGCATAGTGGAACTCCTTCATCAATAACTGAAGGTCAGCGTTCTTCTTTGCCTCTATAAGCTGTTGTATCTCAGCGATTAGCTCATCTGTAAGTTTAAACGGAGTCATTGGCTATTTTCTGTGTTAACGCTATAAAGTCAGGTACGCTCAGTTGTTCTGGACGCTTATCAAATATAGTATCTTCTTTTAGATTATTGGAAAGGTTGAAGGTTTTAAGACTATTGCGAATAGTCTTCCTTCTTTGGTTGAAAGCGACCTTTACCACTTTGAAAAACAAATGCTCGTCACAGGGTAATTTTAAAGTTGCCCTTCGGGTTAGTCGCAACACTCCTGATTGTACTTTTGGAGGGGGGTCAAATACTTGTGGATGCACGGTGAAAAGGTATTCCGCTTCATAGAAGGCCTGTACCAAAACCGATAATATGCCGTAGGTTTTGCTCCCAGGGTTTTCGCAAATACGCTTTGCGACCTCTTTTTGGAACATACCTGAAAATTCTGGAATCTGCTGTCTCATTTCCAACATCTTAAAGACAATTTGGCTGGAAATATTATAGGGAAAGTTGCCGGTTATGGCAAATTGTTCATCCCCATAAAGTTGTTTTAAATCAAACCTTAAAAAGTCTGCTTCAATAATAGCAAAGCGATTATTCTTTTCAAACACTTTTGGATGCTCCAAACGGAAACTATGGTTAAGATAGACTATGGATTCTTCGTCGAGATCCATGGCTACTAAATCCAAATTTTTAAGGAGCAGGTATTTGGTAAGCACACCCATGCCCGGACCAATTTCCAAAACATTGGTATATCCATCGAGGGAAAGCGTATCAGCAATTTGTTTGGCTATATCCTCATCCTTTAAAAAGTGCTGTCCTAGATACTTTTTAGGTTTGACAATGCTCTCGTCACGCCCATTTTTCTTTTTTTTTGACCAGCTTTCTTCATATCTCTTTTTATTCTTTTTGGCCACAGCAGTTTTTTTGCAAGTTAATGTGAATTTTACACATAGGCCTACGGTCCAGCTCCAAATCGAAATTTTCAGTATTTAAAAATCCGATTATATTTTATAGGGAAATTAGTTTGAAAAATTTAGGGTATTTGCTGGCTTATTATTTCCAACTCTGTTCTAAAGGCAACAAATTTGTTGGAAAATAATTTTAGAGTATCGCCACGTAATCTCTCCGCATCTTCCTCATAATAGCTTTCCAAGGTTTTCCTGTCTTTGGAAGTGTACTGAATGGAGTAGGTGATTCCTTCCATATCCTCTTCAACAAGTACTTTGGCCATTTTTGCATGAGAGAACTTACCTGTCGCCAACATATCCGGAATATGTTTATCACGCATCCAGGATAACCATTTATCATGAACGCTTTCATCTATATTGATGGTGACATTATATATGAGCATGTGAGTTTATCTTAAAAAACTAAATGTAAAAAAGATTTAGTTAATAGCATCTCCCCTAAGCATCCTAAAATGCTTTCTGGCCTTTGGAAAATAATAACTGTCCTGATAATTGTAAATAATTTTTTCGTACTGGGTTTTTGCTTTTTCTGGTTGGCCGAGAATATTTCTGTACAGTTCGCCCAATGCAAAATGCGCATCATCTGCCAGAATTCCATCAGCATAAAACGCTATGATTTTCTTATAATTAAATTCGGCAGCCTCGTATGATTTTTGGGCTTCCAATAATTCTCCTTGTTTCAAAAGTGCTTCATCTTCAATTTTTTCACCTTTATGATTTTCCAAAATGTCTTCTAGAGTTTCAATTGCTTCCCTATTTTTATTTTGATAGGCCAACAAATCGGCCCGTGCATATTTCTTTAGTGCTGTTTGTGTGGAATCTTCAAGGGAATTGTCCGATATCAATAGACTCAATTGCATAGCATCGTTGGCAATCAATTGCGATGTTGAACCTCTCAATACTTTCAATTGAGTGAGAGCCCAAT encodes:
- the rsmA gene encoding 16S rRNA (adenine(1518)-N(6)/adenine(1519)-N(6))-dimethyltransferase RsmA; the encoded protein is MAKKNKKRYEESWSKKKKNGRDESIVKPKKYLGQHFLKDEDIAKQIADTLSLDGYTNVLEIGPGMGVLTKYLLLKNLDLVAMDLDEESIVYLNHSFRLEHPKVFEKNNRFAIIEADFLRFDLKQLYGDEQFAITGNFPYNISSQIVFKMLEMRQQIPEFSGMFQKEVAKRICENPGSKTYGILSVLVQAFYEAEYLFTVHPQVFDPPPKVQSGVLRLTRRATLKLPCDEHLFFKVVKVAFNQRRKTIRNSLKTFNLSNNLKEDTIFDKRPEQLSVPDFIALTQKIANDSV
- a CDS encoding DUF4286 family protein codes for the protein MLIYNVTINIDESVHDKWLSWMRDKHIPDMLATGKFSHAKMAKVLVEEDMEGITYSIQYTSKDRKTLESYYEEDAERLRGDTLKLFSNKFVAFRTELEIISQQIP